From a single Nostoc edaphicum CCNP1411 genomic region:
- the ppk2 gene encoding polyphosphate kinase 2: MSIDEVENQQNNGLVQPSTDLIEKLVKAKDKKKAKKSKRIFDGSTEAFAKKIPKKTFETELEQLQIELVKMQYWIKHTGYRVVVIFEGRDAAGKGGVIKRIADPLNPRGCRVVALGTPSDREKTQWYFQRYVQHLPAAGEIILFDRSWYNRAGVERVMGFCTEAEYQEFMQSCPEFERMLVRSGIVLIKYWFSVSDEVQEERFLSRSHDPARRWKLSPMDLESRDRWVEYSKAKDTMFAYTNIPEAPWFTIEADDKRRARLNCIHHLLSKVPYEDMTPPPLDLPSRPVAEDYVRAPRNEQFFVPQVY, encoded by the coding sequence ATGTCAATTGATGAAGTTGAAAACCAACAAAATAATGGTCTAGTTCAACCCTCTACAGACTTAATAGAAAAACTAGTAAAGGCAAAAGACAAGAAAAAAGCTAAAAAATCCAAACGGATTTTTGATGGTAGCACAGAAGCTTTTGCCAAGAAAATTCCCAAAAAAACTTTTGAAACTGAACTAGAGCAACTCCAGATTGAGCTAGTCAAAATGCAATACTGGATTAAGCACACTGGCTATCGGGTTGTTGTCATATTTGAAGGGCGCGATGCTGCCGGTAAAGGAGGAGTAATTAAACGCATTGCCGATCCACTCAATCCTCGTGGCTGTCGTGTAGTTGCTCTGGGAACTCCTTCCGATCGCGAGAAAACTCAGTGGTATTTTCAGCGCTACGTGCAACATCTTCCAGCAGCAGGTGAAATTATCCTCTTCGATCGCAGTTGGTACAACCGAGCCGGAGTTGAAAGGGTGATGGGTTTTTGCACTGAAGCAGAATATCAAGAATTCATGCAATCTTGCCCGGAATTTGAACGAATGCTGGTGCGATCGGGCATTGTTTTAATCAAGTACTGGTTCTCCGTCAGTGATGAAGTACAAGAGGAACGGTTTCTCTCTCGCAGTCACGATCCAGCCAGGCGCTGGAAACTCAGCCCAATGGATTTGGAATCACGCGATCGCTGGGTAGAATATTCCAAAGCCAAAGATACCATGTTTGCTTACACAAATATTCCAGAAGCCCCCTGGTTTACCATTGAAGCAGATGATAAAAGACGGGCGCGGCTCAACTGCATTCATCATTTGTTGAGCAAAGTTCCTTACGAAGATATGACACCTCCTCCATTAGACCTTCCGTCTAGACCCGTGGCTGAGGATTATGTTCGCGCCCCTCGTAATGAGCAGTTCTTTGTCCCTCAAGTCTATTAA
- a CDS encoding TraX family protein — MIKVSAFNIKILAVVFMVMDHVCYLLMPEFLILHFFGRLSFPLFAWLLAKGEKHTKNVYRYGSRLLITAIISQPIYSFIFQRLSFNILYTLVLGLVMLRLVKRYPQLWQQSIIIGLCALVAENFDFSYGAYGIGVILLMSLTDKLKPKIWLLYWCIFHFFTLAILSMLNIFQAWAIFAGLIVFQFNGKQGSRTRWFYVFYPAHLIILGIINYLIYSR, encoded by the coding sequence GTGATTAAAGTTTCAGCTTTTAACATTAAAATCTTAGCAGTAGTATTCATGGTTATGGATCATGTGTGCTATTTGCTAATGCCAGAATTTCTAATCTTGCACTTTTTTGGGCGATTGAGCTTTCCCCTTTTTGCATGGCTTCTGGCGAAAGGTGAAAAACACACCAAAAATGTGTACCGCTATGGAAGCAGGCTATTGATTACAGCGATTATATCTCAGCCAATCTATAGTTTTATTTTCCAGAGGTTATCATTTAATATTCTTTACACGCTTGTTCTTGGACTTGTGATGTTGCGCTTAGTAAAGCGTTATCCGCAATTATGGCAGCAATCAATCATTATTGGATTGTGTGCATTAGTTGCCGAGAACTTTGACTTTTCCTATGGAGCTTATGGGATTGGAGTAATTTTATTGATGTCTCTTACAGACAAACTGAAGCCCAAAATATGGTTGCTATACTGGTGCATATTTCACTTTTTTACTTTAGCAATCCTATCTATGCTTAATATCTTTCAAGCTTGGGCAATTTTTGCAGGACTTATTGTTTTTCAATTCAATGGTAAACAAGGTTCGCGAACTAGATGGTTCTATGTGTTTTACCCGGCTCATTTAATAATCTTAGGTATAATCAATTATTTAATATATTCCAGGTAG
- a CDS encoding AAA domain-containing protein, with translation MELQITEEIEEFQKAILSVQKINQELQGILQVQPLLSLESLDKCYPALLHILKSPLNLPENWVGVDIALAQDVFSSLKKDVLEIEKIKRLQETQNLLSKLLKLFNIFRRSKPNSIESLQNKLRQIDYPARQVLGSLFNSEVSSKAQLKEIEKALNWLIGLQKFSLSADSVQRILNTPSKRRRMAELVKEYESAHQSIRQGLDFLLSHFNESDITDYYLPRNQITFVELESFLNLAQSELPYFQEWLTYAETYQKLENLGNKKFLDALRENQIKPEQWFPVLEKRIYQICLDAILAKKPELKNFNPEVHERQIKEFSKLDFKQLDTARERLKQLHVQRWQNWEKTSLALGELQNLKKEANKKSRHLPIRKLLNDTQKGIPNIAKALKPCWMMSPLSVSQYINPDVIHFDVLIFDEASQLRTEDVVPSIIRSNQVIVIGDKKQLPPTSFFATGDSQEDIGDEDDASYESVLDECSKFMFGRTLKWHYRSEDERLIAFSNHHFYDDKLVTFPNPVQNSELGVSFRHVPDGVYDRSGRRDNRREAQVIAQLALEHFQRFPEQSLGIIAFSEAQADAIREQIEILGKEYPNLETFCRDNSPQFFLKALENVQGDERDAIILSVGYARDSQGKLYLNFGPLNRQGGERRLNVAVTRAKSKITLVSSIVAGDIDKTRAESKGVKLLHDYLEYAASGGERLQGNSYRDALKFDSPFEEDVYHTLVEQGYTIRTQVGCSGYRIDLGVVNSDRPGEFLLGIECDGASYHSSPTARDRDRLRQQVLERLGWKIHRIWSTDWFRNKPVQVRLLIEKIKQLQQNK, from the coding sequence ATGGAATTGCAAATTACAGAGGAAATAGAGGAATTTCAGAAAGCAATATTGTCAGTCCAAAAGATTAATCAAGAATTACAGGGGATTCTACAAGTTCAACCTTTGTTGAGTTTAGAGTCACTAGATAAGTGCTATCCAGCCTTACTGCATATACTAAAATCTCCATTAAATTTACCAGAAAATTGGGTAGGAGTAGATATTGCACTTGCTCAAGATGTTTTTAGTAGTCTGAAAAAAGATGTTTTAGAAATTGAAAAAATTAAGCGATTACAAGAAACCCAAAACCTATTAAGCAAGCTTTTAAAATTATTTAACATTTTTCGTAGGAGTAAACCTAATTCTATTGAGTCTTTGCAAAATAAGCTGCGTCAAATTGATTACCCCGCTCGTCAGGTTTTAGGATCTTTATTTAACTCGGAAGTTTCTAGTAAAGCACAGTTAAAGGAAATTGAAAAAGCTTTAAATTGGTTGATTGGCTTACAAAAGTTTTCGCTTTCTGCTGATTCCGTCCAGCGTATTCTAAATACTCCTTCTAAACGGCGCAGAATGGCTGAATTAGTTAAGGAATATGAGTCAGCCCATCAGAGTATTAGGCAAGGATTAGATTTTCTTTTATCGCACTTTAATGAAAGTGACATTACAGATTATTACTTACCTCGTAATCAAATTACTTTTGTCGAGCTAGAAAGCTTCTTAAACTTGGCTCAATCGGAACTGCCTTATTTTCAAGAATGGCTGACTTATGCAGAAACTTATCAAAAACTCGAAAATCTGGGTAATAAGAAGTTTTTAGATGCTTTACGTGAAAATCAAATCAAACCAGAGCAATGGTTCCCCGTTTTAGAAAAGCGAATTTATCAAATATGCCTTGATGCTATTCTTGCCAAAAAACCTGAGTTAAAGAATTTTAACCCAGAAGTACATGAACGACAAATAAAGGAGTTTTCTAAACTAGATTTTAAGCAACTAGATACTGCTAGAGAACGTTTAAAGCAGCTTCATGTACAACGCTGGCAAAACTGGGAAAAGACTTCACTTGCTCTAGGTGAGTTGCAAAACTTGAAAAAAGAAGCGAATAAGAAAAGCCGACATTTACCCATTCGTAAACTCCTCAATGATACACAAAAGGGAATACCAAATATTGCCAAAGCCTTAAAGCCTTGCTGGATGATGAGTCCACTTTCTGTTAGTCAATATATAAATCCAGATGTAATTCATTTTGATGTTCTTATCTTTGATGAAGCATCTCAACTTCGGACTGAGGATGTTGTTCCTTCAATTATCCGTTCTAATCAAGTGATTGTAATTGGGGACAAAAAACAACTTCCTCCCACATCATTCTTTGCAACCGGAGACAGCCAAGAAGATATCGGTGATGAGGATGATGCAAGCTATGAAAGCGTTTTAGATGAATGTTCCAAGTTTATGTTTGGACGCACACTAAAATGGCACTACCGCAGTGAAGATGAGCGTTTGATAGCTTTCTCCAACCATCATTTTTACGACGACAAATTAGTTACATTTCCAAATCCAGTTCAAAATTCAGAGTTGGGAGTATCGTTCCGACACGTTCCTGATGGCGTTTACGATCGCAGTGGACGCAGAGATAATCGACGCGAAGCTCAAGTGATTGCTCAGTTGGCATTGGAGCATTTTCAACGCTTTCCAGAACAATCCCTTGGTATTATTGCCTTTAGCGAAGCCCAAGCTGATGCAATTCGAGAGCAAATTGAGATTTTGGGAAAAGAATATCCTAATCTGGAAACGTTTTGCAGGGATAACTCGCCTCAGTTTTTTCTGAAAGCATTAGAAAACGTTCAGGGTGATGAGCGAGATGCCATTATACTCAGCGTTGGGTATGCTCGTGATTCTCAAGGTAAGCTTTATCTCAACTTTGGCCCCTTGAATCGGCAAGGTGGAGAACGACGACTCAATGTAGCTGTCACACGGGCAAAAAGCAAAATTACACTCGTTTCTTCCATTGTGGCTGGTGACATCGACAAAACACGCGCCGAAAGTAAAGGTGTAAAATTACTGCATGATTACTTAGAATATGCAGCCAGTGGTGGAGAAAGACTGCAAGGCAACTCTTATAGAGATGCACTTAAATTTGACTCGCCATTTGAAGAAGATGTTTACCATACCTTAGTCGAGCAGGGATACACTATCCGCACCCAAGTTGGATGCTCAGGATACCGGATTGACCTTGGTGTAGTCAATAGCGATCGCCCTGGTGAGTTTTTACTGGGTATTGAGTGTGATGGTGCATCTTACCATAGTTCACCTACTGCCAGAGATCGCGATCGCCTCAGACAACAGGTGCTTGAAAGGCTTGGTTGGAAAATTCACCGCATTTGGTCAACAGACTGGTTTCGTAACAAACCTGTTCAAGTTCGTCTGTTGATAGAAAAAATTAAACAACTACAACAAAATAAATAG
- a CDS encoding BrnT family toxin produces the protein MSEIKFEWNLSKAKSNERKHGVSFEEAKTVFYDENARLIYDPEHSVEEDRFLLLGMSDEFRLLVVSHLYKDSDRLIRIISVRTATRHERKQYEEFLP, from the coding sequence ATGAGTGAGATAAAATTTGAGTGGAATCTCTCCAAGGCTAAAAGCAATGAGCGTAAGCATGGCGTATCATTTGAAGAGGCTAAAACTGTCTTTTATGACGAAAATGCGCGTTTAATTTACGATCCAGAGCATTCAGTTGAGGAAGATCGGTTTCTTCTGCTGGGTATGAGTGATGAGTTTCGATTATTAGTGGTCTCTCATCTGTATAAAGATAGCGATCGCCTAATTCGTATTATCTCTGTTCGTACAGCTACAAGACACGAACGTAAGCAATATGAGGAGTTTTTGCCATGA
- a CDS encoding slipin family protein: MWETFYIKPNEIGILYHRSDFKKILQPGTHTYFGRHWQVKISDLNQPQAQIENLELLLRSYEAELQEHLLIIRTAFNQAALVRCGQNWVSVAPNQLRAFWRGFIEVESHLFNLEESLELPSSFVQQLRSVTLNGLKKFQISEYEIGLLYLQNNFVRPLEPGEYAFWSVDRDVTVRILSRIIPNPDFPLEDVLIEKHPDFIAAYCETVQLLASQVAIVRYRGKVISILPPTSRKLFWQGVAVEILDISADAQLQPSLVAELVEGSTEVKLLSRNCLHICQVPAQHVGLVYINQEFQGQRSPGVHAWWLFGRSFQTEAIDLRLQNMEVSGQDILSKDKVPLRLNLTAGFRIQDPLRAKNGLSDISGFLYKELQFALRGAVGERNLDTLLEDKGAIDRSISEYIRQKAADYGIEVDSVGVKDIILPGEIKAILSKVVEAEKTAQANVVRRREETAATRSMLNTAKVMEDNPVALRLKELEVLERIAEKIDRIQVNGSLDSILTDLIRMNP; the protein is encoded by the coding sequence ATGTGGGAAACGTTTTATATCAAACCTAACGAAATCGGCATCTTATATCACCGCAGTGACTTTAAGAAAATTTTGCAGCCCGGTACACACACATATTTTGGTCGCCATTGGCAAGTCAAAATTTCTGACCTCAACCAGCCACAAGCTCAGATTGAAAACCTAGAACTGTTGTTGCGAAGTTACGAAGCCGAACTGCAAGAACATTTATTGATTATCAGAACTGCATTCAACCAAGCTGCTTTAGTCCGTTGTGGTCAGAATTGGGTAAGCGTTGCACCAAATCAATTACGAGCTTTTTGGCGTGGTTTTATTGAGGTAGAATCTCATCTGTTCAACTTAGAAGAAAGCTTAGAATTGCCTAGTTCCTTTGTACAGCAATTGCGCTCAGTTACCTTGAATGGACTAAAGAAGTTTCAAATCTCAGAGTATGAGATTGGTTTATTATATCTGCAAAATAATTTTGTGCGACCTCTAGAACCAGGAGAGTATGCTTTTTGGTCGGTAGATAGAGATGTTACAGTCCGAATTCTCAGTCGGATTATCCCTAACCCAGACTTTCCCCTGGAAGATGTACTGATTGAAAAACATCCCGACTTTATTGCTGCCTACTGTGAAACCGTGCAATTACTGGCTTCGCAAGTTGCAATTGTGCGCTATCGAGGGAAAGTAATTTCTATTTTGCCACCTACTAGCCGCAAGTTATTTTGGCAAGGTGTTGCAGTGGAAATTCTCGACATCAGCGCAGATGCTCAGTTACAGCCTAGCTTAGTGGCTGAGTTAGTTGAAGGTTCAACAGAAGTGAAATTGCTCAGTCGCAACTGTTTGCATATTTGCCAAGTGCCAGCACAACACGTTGGACTAGTATACATTAATCAGGAGTTTCAAGGACAGCGATCGCCAGGAGTACATGCTTGGTGGTTATTCGGTCGCTCTTTTCAAACCGAAGCCATCGACCTACGACTCCAAAATATGGAAGTATCCGGTCAAGATATCCTCTCTAAAGATAAAGTACCTCTGCGGTTGAATTTGACCGCAGGTTTCCGTATCCAAGACCCATTGAGGGCAAAAAACGGGTTGTCAGATATTTCTGGTTTCTTGTACAAAGAATTACAGTTTGCTTTGCGCGGTGCAGTTGGCGAACGCAACTTAGATACTTTATTAGAAGATAAAGGTGCAATTGATAGAAGTATCTCTGAATATATTCGCCAAAAAGCCGCAGACTATGGAATTGAAGTTGATTCTGTAGGTGTCAAAGATATTATTTTACCTGGTGAGATTAAGGCTATCTTGAGCAAAGTAGTGGAGGCAGAAAAAACCGCTCAAGCAAACGTAGTCAGACGTAGAGAAGAAACTGCTGCTACCCGCAGTATGTTAAACACTGCCAAAGTAATGGAGGATAACCCCGTTGCATTACGTTTGAAGGAACTGGAAGTATTAGAGAGGATTGCAGAGAAGATCGATCGAATTCAAGTCAACGGTAGCTTGGATAGTATTTTAACAGACTTGATTCGGATGAATCCGTAG
- a CDS encoding DNA methyltransferase, with the protein MISLASVSNTVSEVESDGLGEIDNLDRQLYQCFQSKFLVHPSLTRLIVSFQANKTRPIYRWYKYKEAFSASLIEYLLQRYKITKGKVLDPFAGSGTALFAASEAGIDADGIELLSIGQQIINAKKLLDSEFTPEDFDRIKNWSKLQVWKQCEQKQDLPELRITKGAYPELTINAIEQYLAACKRENHRVQAVLNFALLCILESLSYTRKDGQYLRWDYRSGRGQSKKPFNKGEILEFDNAIANKISEIIDDLLPSTQQIELFPIKNSQGQIHLYGGSCLEIMPRLANSVYDAIITSPPYCNRYDYTRTYALELALLGISEKELINLRQEMLSCTVENRPKDLLTINSDWKTALAIADSQNLLQAILKYLDNQKAKGALNNNGIPRMVRGYFYEMACVIQECFRVLKPGALLFMVNDNVRYAGASISVDMILSDFAEQLGFVIENILVLPSDKGNSSQQMGNHGRDPLRKCVYVWKKP; encoded by the coding sequence GTGATCAGCCTAGCAAGTGTTTCCAATACCGTGTCCGAAGTGGAAAGTGATGGTTTAGGTGAAATTGACAATCTTGATAGGCAACTGTATCAGTGCTTCCAGAGTAAATTTTTAGTTCATCCTTCATTGACACGACTTATAGTTAGTTTTCAAGCTAACAAAACTAGACCTATCTATCGGTGGTATAAATATAAAGAAGCTTTCTCTGCATCTCTTATAGAATATCTATTACAACGATATAAAATTACTAAAGGTAAGGTTTTAGATCCATTTGCAGGCAGTGGAACTGCGCTATTTGCTGCTAGTGAAGCTGGAATTGATGCTGACGGTATTGAATTATTGTCCATTGGTCAACAAATAATTAATGCTAAAAAGCTTTTAGATTCTGAATTCACTCCTGAAGATTTTGATAGGATCAAAAATTGGTCAAAGTTACAGGTTTGGAAGCAGTGTGAGCAGAAACAAGACTTACCAGAATTGAGAATCACAAAAGGAGCTTATCCTGAACTAACTATAAATGCAATTGAGCAGTATCTTGCAGCTTGCAAACGAGAAAATCATAGAGTCCAAGCAGTTTTAAACTTTGCCTTACTGTGCATTTTAGAATCCCTAAGTTATACACGTAAAGATGGACAGTATCTGCGTTGGGATTATCGTTCCGGTCGTGGACAGAGCAAGAAACCTTTCAACAAAGGCGAAATTCTAGAGTTTGATAATGCGATCGCCAATAAAATAAGTGAAATTATTGATGATTTACTGCCTTCTACACAACAAATTGAGCTTTTCCCAATTAAAAATTCTCAAGGTCAAATTCATCTTTATGGAGGATCTTGTCTTGAGATTATGCCGCGCCTAGCCAATTCCGTATATGATGCAATTATTACATCCCCACCCTATTGCAATCGATACGACTATACTCGCACTTATGCACTGGAACTAGCTTTACTTGGTATTTCTGAAAAAGAATTAATTAACCTTCGTCAGGAAATGCTAAGTTGTACAGTTGAAAATCGCCCCAAAGATTTATTGACTATCAACTCAGACTGGAAAACAGCCTTAGCTATTGCTGATTCACAGAATTTGTTGCAGGCTATCTTGAAATATTTAGATAACCAAAAAGCAAAGGGTGCATTAAACAACAATGGTATACCAAGAATGGTCAGAGGATATTTTTATGAGATGGCGTGTGTAATACAAGAATGTTTTCGTGTTCTTAAACCAGGGGCACTTTTATTCATGGTTAACGACAATGTTCGTTATGCAGGCGCAAGCATTTCAGTAGATATGATTCTCTCTGATTTCGCCGAACAGCTAGGTTTTGTTATTGAAAATATTCTTGTTTTGCCAAGTGATAAAGGTAATAGTAGCCAGCAAATGGGAAATCATGGACGCGATCCATTGCGGAAGTGCGTTTATGTATGGAAAAAGCCATAA
- a CDS encoding DUF4011 domain-containing protein: MRQSASDSQQNLTQKIEKWKAGLADLGRRNPLIKFRQDSPRILEIITEEPDFLFQNLTEDKKSLYFQILDSEHQNITQSRNTKALSAQKNPLELITRQRGSEQLKRLNKLRLESRRSFEERGVNSLFLALGTLTWYDKDKDKPEDVLVSPLILVPVELIKEPRRDVYKISLLDEDVVLNPTLAQKLKQTFGIELPEGEAIQTLTYDEIIAEIEELLAEQKTWQIKENVFLSLFSYAKAAMVRDIIENEALIFDHPILQAISGDLTTYQSNYKEPLPASALDSQVKPERIFQILDADSSQQVVIEAAKSGSSFVVQGPPGTGKSQTIVNMIAELVGDGKSVLLVAEKETALSVVYKRMAECGLDHICLNLHHSGTTDKRELVNNLSKTIEYLKQIHGEENNHLFFERLVSSRQSLKLYLTSLHSKEKPLDKSPFEIFGELLKKEREAIPNINFIFSNFSQWNPSRLQEAKDLLNQLAQFLPLFKGEKKTIWAKSYSVS, translated from the coding sequence ATGCGACAGTCAGCTTCAGACTCTCAACAAAACCTTACTCAAAAAATTGAAAAGTGGAAAGCTGGGCTGGCTGACTTAGGACGACGAAATCCTCTCATCAAGTTTCGGCAAGATAGTCCTCGAATATTAGAAATTATCACAGAAGAACCAGATTTTCTCTTCCAAAATCTGACAGAAGATAAGAAATCGCTTTATTTTCAAATACTTGATAGCGAACATCAAAATATTACCCAGTCCAGAAATACCAAGGCATTATCAGCACAAAAAAATCCTCTTGAATTAATTACTCGTCAAAGAGGCAGTGAGCAACTGAAACGACTGAATAAATTGCGTCTTGAATCACGACGCTCATTTGAAGAACGAGGGGTAAACAGCCTATTTCTGGCCCTTGGAACATTGACTTGGTATGACAAGGACAAGGATAAGCCAGAGGATGTTTTGGTATCACCACTAATTTTAGTACCTGTAGAGTTAATTAAAGAACCTAGACGAGATGTTTATAAGATATCTCTATTAGATGAAGATGTTGTATTAAATCCAACCCTGGCACAAAAGTTAAAGCAAACTTTTGGGATTGAGCTTCCAGAGGGAGAAGCTATACAAACACTAACTTATGATGAAATTATTGCTGAAATTGAGGAGCTACTAGCAGAACAGAAGACATGGCAAATTAAAGAGAATGTATTTCTCTCGCTGTTCTCTTATGCTAAAGCTGCAATGGTTCGGGATATTATCGAAAATGAAGCTTTAATTTTTGATCACCCAATTTTGCAAGCTATTAGTGGCGATTTAACTACTTATCAGTCTAACTATAAAGAACCTCTACCTGCATCTGCTCTAGATTCACAAGTTAAACCTGAGCGAATATTTCAAATTCTTGATGCTGACTCCAGCCAGCAAGTTGTGATTGAAGCGGCGAAATCTGGTTCTAGCTTTGTTGTCCAAGGGCCACCAGGAACGGGCAAAAGTCAAACTATTGTAAACATGATTGCAGAACTGGTTGGTGATGGCAAATCAGTTTTATTAGTTGCAGAAAAAGAAACAGCGCTGAGTGTAGTTTATAAGCGTATGGCTGAATGTGGTTTAGACCATATATGTCTTAATCTCCACCACAGTGGTACAACAGATAAGCGGGAGCTTGTAAATAATTTATCGAAAACTATTGAATATCTTAAACAAATTCACGGTGAAGAAAATAATCATCTATTTTTTGAGAGGCTTGTTTCTAGTCGTCAATCGCTAAAATTATATCTGACAAGTTTACACTCTAAAGAAAAACCTCTAGATAAATCACCATTTGAGATATTTGGTGAGCTTTTGAAAAAAGAGCGCGAAGCAATTCCCAATATTAACTTCATATTTTCGAACTTTAGCCAATGGAATCCTAGTAGATTACAAGAAGCAAAAGATTTATTAAATCAATTGGCGCAATTTTTACCTTTATTTAAAGGTGAGAAAAAAACTATTTGGGCAAAAAGCTATAGCGTTTCTTAA
- a CDS encoding DUF433 domain-containing protein produces MSYHDIITIEPDKRDGKPCIRRMRITVYDVLGWLAAGMSHGEILDDFPELTEEDIRASLEFAADREHRLVASLPNVTQTAGGI; encoded by the coding sequence ATGAGCTATCACGATATTATTACAATTGAACCGGACAAGCGAGATGGTAAGCCTTGTATTAGACGGATGCGAATCACCGTGTACGATGTTCTAGGCTGGTTGGCAGCTGGTATGTCTCATGGAGAGATATTAGACGATTTCCCTGAATTAACAGAAGAAGATATTAGGGCAAGTCTAGAGTTTGCTGCTGACCGTGAACATCGTTTAGTTGCCTCTCTACCAAACGTTACGCAGACGGCAGGTGGTATTTGA
- a CDS encoding IS630 family transposase (programmed frameshift), which produces MKPYSLDFRKKIFDTYLSGGISQRQLANKFCVSLGFIEKLLKQYRETASIAPKVRTKQTPPKLNEEQIKILEEIVEAKNDATLKEIRSELKEKTGITIGISTVDRMLQRIEISLKKKTLHAAEKETERVQLLRVQFWLQLHGIPTENLVFLDEAGANLSLIRHSARSKKGKRANGSRPQKRCKNVSIIGALALKGVISQYSILGAYDGLTFEAYISQKLVPKLWEGAYVIMDNCSIHKGGDIEKIIESAGAKLIYLPPYSPDFSPIENCWSKIKNLLRSIGARSYPDLAKAIESAFNQVSLNDIYNWFTHSCYCTSPD; this is translated from the exons ATGAAACCATATTCCCTCGACTTTCGCAAAAAAATATTTGATACATACTTGTCAGGTGGAATATCACAACGTCAATTAGCAAACAAATTTTGTGTCAGTTTAGGTTTTATTGAGAAATTACTAAAGCAATATAGAGAAACAGCAAGTATCGCTCCTAAAGTTAGGACAAAACAAACTCCTCCGAAGCTCAATGAAGAACAAATTAAGATTCTTGAAGAAATAGTTGAAGCTAAGAATGATGCTACCTTGAAAGAAATTCGCTCAGAACTCAAAGAAAAAACAGGAATAACAATCGGTATCTCTACGGTAGACAGGATGTTACAGAGGATAGAAATAAGCCTAAA AAAAAAAACATTGCACGCCGCAGAAAAAGAGACTGAAAGAGTTCAATTATTAAGAGTACAGTTCTGGCTTCAACTTCATGGGATACCGACGGAAAACCTTGTATTTCTTGACGAAGCAGGAGCTAATCTATCTTTAATAAGACACTCCGCTCGTTCTAAAAAAGGTAAAAGAGCGAATGGCTCACGACCTCAAAAACGCTGTAAAAATGTCTCCATAATTGGAGCGCTTGCTCTCAAAGGTGTGATTAGTCAATATAGTATTTTAGGAGCATATGACGGGCTGACATTTGAGGCTTATATCTCTCAAAAATTAGTTCCAAAGCTGTGGGAAGGCGCTTATGTAATCATGGATAATTGTTCAATTCACAAAGGTGGAGACATTGAGAAAATAATCGAATCTGCTGGAGCTAAATTGATTTATTTGCCACCATATTCTCCTGATTTTTCACCAATTGAAAACTGTTGGTCAAAAATTAAAAATTTACTACGTTCTATTGGAGCTAGAAGTTATCCAGACTTAGCAAAAGCGATTGAAAGTGCTTTTAATCAAGTCTCGTTAAATGATATTTATAACTGGTTTACCCATTCTTGTTACTGTACTTCACCAGATTAA
- a CDS encoding BrnA antitoxin family protein, protein MKDEYDFSESVRNPYVKNLKKQITIRLEEDVIEYFKSLAEETDIPYQTLINLYLQDCAKSKRKPSLDWA, encoded by the coding sequence ATGAAAGATGAATATGATTTTTCTGAGTCTGTTCGTAATCCCTATGTGAAAAATCTGAAAAAGCAAATTACAATCCGCTTAGAAGAAGATGTGATTGAATACTTTAAGTCTCTTGCAGAAGAAACAGACATTCCCTATCAAACTTTAATTAATCTCTACTTACAGGATTGTGCCAAGTCTAAGCGTAAACCTTCTCTCGACTGGGCATAA